ATTTTATATTGATATGAATATAATAAAATTAAAATCTGCTATGAAATTAAATAAATTTGATATTGCAAAAAATATTATTGAGAATTTAAAATTAAAAGGTTTTTCTAGTCAAGAAATAAATTTGATAGAAAGCATAATAAGTAATCAATATTAGGATATTGAGGAGGTTAAGGTATGAAACACAAAGCGGCTATCGTAGTTTTAGTAATATTAACTATTTCTGCATTTTCTAACTATTTGATAAGAACGGGAGATGTTTTGGGATTATGGGTTTTTGGATATTCTGAATATTCTAATCAAAAAATATTAGTAGGGCCTGATGGAGAAATAACAGTTCCTCCTATTGGAAGATTATATGCTCAAGGGAAAACAATTGAAATTTTGGAGAAAGAGATTAAAGATAAAATAAGTGAGTATATTAAATCTCCAAATGTAACTTTAGGTATTGTAAGTTATGCTCCATTTGAAGTACAAGTTATTGGAAATGTTATGAAATCTGGAATTATACAATTACCAAAACCAGAGTTATCCTTAACTAAAATAATATCACTAAGTGGAGGATTTGCGGAGCCTTGGAAAAGTTCTAGAGCCATAGTAAAGTATCCTGATGGAACAGAGAAATCATATGATATAACAAATTTATTTAAAGGATTATTGTTGGATGAAGATCCTATTATTCCAGAAAATTCTACAATTGTCATTCCGATAGAATTTAATACAAATATTAATATTTATACTGATTTTGGGATTAAAACTATACAGTATTTTGAAGGTATTACTTTAAAAGATATTATATCATTATCAAATATTAATCCAGAGAATTATGAAAATGAAATTTTAATTTTAAGAGGCGAAAATGTTTTTAAATATACATTTCAAGATTTAAAAGGAAATAATAATATATCCTTAGAAAAAGGCGATACTGTAATATTTAATAAATTGGAAAAATATGTATATGTATTTGGATTAAATAAAGGTGGTAAAATTTTATTTGAAAAGGACGAAAATTTTAATTTAAAAACATTGATGGCTAAATTAGGAATAGAACCAAAATATGTAAAGTATTCAGTATATAGAGAAGATAAGTTGGAAAATATTAATGAAGATACTGAATTGAATATCGGAGATATAGTTGAATTTGATACAATTGAAAAATATGTATATGTAAGTTCTAATAATGGTGGAGGAAAAATATTATTTGATGTAAAAGAAAAATTTGATTTATATACCCTATTGGGGAAAATGGGATTTGAAAAAAATGATTATAATATAGAAATATTTAATCCTGATACTGGTGAAATAGCATATCCAACAGAAAATATTAACCTAACAAAAGGTATGATTATTAAGTTTACCCCTATTGAAAAATATGTATATGTAACAAATAAAGGAAAAGTAATCTTTACAAAAACAGAAAAATTTGATTTAGAAACATTAATAGGTAAATTAGGAGTAGATAAAGAATTATCAGAAATAAGAATATTTGATCCTGAAACTAAAGAAACAATATTAGCAAATGATAATATTGAATTAAAAAATGGTATGTATATAGATATTATACCAATTGAAAAATATGTATATATAGTTGGTGATATTGCAAAAACTATATATTTTGATAAAAAAGAAAGAATTGACAAAAAAACAATTTTAGCAAAATTAGGGCTTACAGAAGAAAAAATAAATTCATTTGAATATTCTAGTTTAGAACCGGGAAGTGTTATAACTATAAAAATAAAAAAGAATTATGTTTATACATCTGGTGCTTTTAATTATACGGGAAGATTAGATTTTGATATTTCAGAACCAATTACATTATCAGCAATTATTTCTAAAACAAAAGGATTCAATAATGATTTTAGTGGCGAGTTATTATTGGTAAATAATGGAGAAAGTAAATCAATAATTATTGAAGAAAATAAAGTATATAATAATATTATTGATCCAGGAACAATGATTTTAGCTAAAGCTTCAAAAAGAGAAGTTTATATATTAGGAGAAGGTGTTGTTAATGGAACATATTCTGCTAAATTAAATGATTCAATATGGAATATATTATTAAGAGCAGGATATATACCTTCAGATAAATATGAAATAGAAATTAAGATTAACGAAGAAATTCAAAAATATAGTGGAGTAGATGCTGAAAATGATTTAAGTAAATTACCAGTTGTAGGAGAAACGTATATAAATGTAAAGAAAGTAAAAAATGATAATGTCTTAATATATAAAAATGGTTCAGTTAATGTTATTACCCCTAAAACAGAAGATTATGTAACATTAATTGATGTTTTTAGTGCTGTAAATGGTTTTTCTCCTTCCAAGGAAGGAACAATAACTGTTTACTATAATAATGAAAAAATTGCTGAATATAATTCTTTAGATGTTATAAATAATCCTTTGGCTAAAATTCCTCAAGGATCATATGTTAGTTTTGTATTATCAATAAATTTAAATTACATAACTATACTAGGAAATACTACACCTAGAAGTATTAAAACAGAAGTTGCAATGCCTTTAACGGAAATTTTAGGTCAATTATCTATTGATTGGAAAACACAAAAATATATTAAAATATATAAACCGAACGGAGTTTTAGATAATATTGATTTAGATAAAATAAAAGATTTGAATAATATTTATATAAATCCAGGCGATGTTGTTTATGTTCCTAATACCCATAATCAATATGTATATATTTTTGGAGAAGTATTAAAACCAGGATTATTACAATATACTAAAGGATTAAATGTAATAGAGGCATTATTTAAAGCTGGAATTAATACACAATCAGCTGAATTATCAAATGTTTTCTTGTTTAAAGATGGACCAGATCAACCACCAATTGTTTTGAATTTAAAAGACTTTTATAATGGTGGAAATGTTCCAGATGTTATGAATAAATTATTAGAACCAGGAGATATAATATATGTTCCAAAAAATATTTTAACAAATGTAGTTAATGCTATGAGTATAGTAAGTAATTTTATGAGTTTCTTTAATACAGGTTATACAACATATAGTAATGTTAATAGTATAATAAATTCTTTTAATGGAAATTAATTAAATCCCCCGTAAGGGGGATTAAGAATTTGCGGAGGTGAGTATATGGTAGAATTAACACCAAAAGAAATTGTTAAGGAATTAGATAAATATATTATAGGGCAAAATAATGCTAAAAAGGCAGTAGCTGTAGCTTTAAGGAATAGGTATAGAAGATTAAAATTGCCTGAAGAAATAAAAAAGGAAATAATGCCTAAAAATATTTTAATGATAGGTCCAACTGGCGTTGGAAAAACTGAAATTGCTAGAAGATTAGCGCAAATCGCTAATGCACCATTTATTAAAGTTGAAGCAACTAGATTCACAGAAGTTGGTTATGTAGGGAAAAATGTAGAATCAATGATTAGAGAATTAGTTGATGTATCTATTAATATGGTTAGAAACGAAATGATGAAAGATGTTGAAGAAAAAGCTGAAGAAATGGTAGAAGAGAAAATTCTTGATGCTATAATGGGAATTAATAAGAAAAAACAACAACCAGCGGGCAATTTTATGGAATTGTTAAATATGTTTGGTCAGAATCAACCTAAAAAAGAAGAACCTGTAGTAGAAACAAATAATTTTGAAAGAAGACAGGAATTAAAAAAGAAATTAATTAACAAAGAATTAGAAGATATTGAAATAGAAATTGAAGTTGAAGAAACTCCAACACCAATGTTTGCAGGATTAGGTCCTGAATTTGAAGATATGGGAATACAAATTGGAGAAATGTTTTCAAATATGATGCCTAAGAAAACAATTAGAAAAAAAATGAAAATAAAAGATGCTAGAAAGGTTTTACTTCCTATGGAAGCAGAGAAATTAATAGATAAGGAAAAAATGATTCAAGAAGCTATAGATAGAGCTCAAAACAGAGGTATT
This window of the Marinitoga sp. 38H-ov genome carries:
- a CDS encoding polysaccharide biosynthesis/export family protein, encoding MKHKAAIVVLVILTISAFSNYLIRTGDVLGLWVFGYSEYSNQKILVGPDGEITVPPIGRLYAQGKTIEILEKEIKDKISEYIKSPNVTLGIVSYAPFEVQVIGNVMKSGIIQLPKPELSLTKIISLSGGFAEPWKSSRAIVKYPDGTEKSYDITNLFKGLLLDEDPIIPENSTIVIPIEFNTNINIYTDFGIKTIQYFEGITLKDIISLSNINPENYENEILILRGENVFKYTFQDLKGNNNISLEKGDTVIFNKLEKYVYVFGLNKGGKILFEKDENFNLKTLMAKLGIEPKYVKYSVYREDKLENINEDTELNIGDIVEFDTIEKYVYVSSNNGGGKILFDVKEKFDLYTLLGKMGFEKNDYNIEIFNPDTGEIAYPTENINLTKGMIIKFTPIEKYVYVTNKGKVIFTKTEKFDLETLIGKLGVDKELSEIRIFDPETKETILANDNIELKNGMYIDIIPIEKYVYIVGDIAKTIYFDKKERIDKKTILAKLGLTEEKINSFEYSSLEPGSVITIKIKKNYVYTSGAFNYTGRLDFDISEPITLSAIISKTKGFNNDFSGELLLVNNGESKSIIIEENKVYNNIIDPGTMILAKASKREVYILGEGVVNGTYSAKLNDSIWNILLRAGYIPSDKYEIEIKINEEIQKYSGVDAENDLSKLPVVGETYINVKKVKNDNVLIYKNGSVNVITPKTEDYVTLIDVFSAVNGFSPSKEGTITVYYNNEKIAEYNSLDVINNPLAKIPQGSYVSFVLSINLNYITILGNTTPRSIKTEVAMPLTEILGQLSIDWKTQKYIKIYKPNGVLDNIDLDKIKDLNNIYINPGDVVYVPNTHNQYVYIFGEVLKPGLLQYTKGLNVIEALFKAGINTQSAELSNVFLFKDGPDQPPIVLNLKDFYNGGNVPDVMNKLLEPGDIIYVPKNILTNVVNAMSIVSNFMSFFNTGYTTYSNVNSIINSFNGN
- the hslU gene encoding ATP-dependent protease ATPase subunit HslU, with translation MVELTPKEIVKELDKYIIGQNNAKKAVAVALRNRYRRLKLPEEIKKEIMPKNILMIGPTGVGKTEIARRLAQIANAPFIKVEATRFTEVGYVGKNVESMIRELVDVSINMVRNEMMKDVEEKAEEMVEEKILDAIMGINKKKQQPAGNFMELLNMFGQNQPKKEEPVVETNNFERRQELKKKLINKELEDIEIEIEVEETPTPMFAGLGPEFEDMGIQIGEMFSNMMPKKTIRKKMKIKDARKVLLPMEAEKLIDKEKMIQEAIDRAQNRGIIFIDEMDKIAAKSGGSGPDVSREGVQRDLLPIVEGTTVITKHGPIKTDYMLFIAAGAFHVAKPSDLIPEMQGRFPIRVELEALTEKDFVRILVEPENAITKQYNALLKTDGVNIIFTNEGIEEIAKIAFNLNEKIENIGARRLYTVVERVLEEISYEAPLDSEVDIQITKEYVRQRIGDLADNKDLSEFVL